The Diabrotica virgifera virgifera chromosome 4, PGI_DIABVI_V3a genome segment TTCCCCCTTTCTGTCATTTATGGGGGCACCCCACAACCTCGATTTCGCGTTAATGTCCCCGGCGATCAGCACTCCTTTTTCGTTCGTGGCGGCGCTCATTATTTCGTCTACGATTCCTTTGTACCTTATCATAGGGATGTTTGGGGACACGTAGCATGCCAGTAGGCTGAAATCTCTCAGTTTGATGAGGATATGATTTCCTCCCCTGACAATACCACGAACTCCCAAACCCCTATTTCTAAAGAGCACCGCCACATTCTTCCCATTATCCTGGACCCAACCACCGGCTgatgttatttttttgtttggttccGGGACGATGAGCAAGTCTATTTATAGCTTGCAGGCTTTTGCGTGAACAAGGTCGTGAGCTCGGCGTGCCCTGCCCACGTTCACCTGCAATAtccgtataccaggttgatccttgaggtccaCTTTGGTTCAGTTCCCAGAGGTCGTTTCTGCGTCGGACTCACGTCTTTCGAAAAAGTTAAAAAGCATAAaagctaaaataaataaataaattaatataaatacaATAAACAGATACGGTATATAGATAAAATatgtaaaagtaaaagaattcaATAAATAAAAGTGGTTTAGTAAAAtcgaaatattaaaataaaataagtaaaacagataaagtaaataaaataaattttatagatataaaataacacCTAGGTGGGCTGTATATGGACCCACCTTCGTAAGTGTTGTGCCCAAACTTTAGGCACTTAAAACACCTAACTGGGTTGTGCCTCTCCATTATTGGACACACGACCCATCCCATTTTTATTGAGCCGTACCTCCTCAGCTCTTCCGCTCTGGAGGGGCATACGGCTATCGTAGCTACCTGCTCCCCATATCTGTTCGTTCGTAGAGCCTTAACATCTATCTCTCTCAGGAACGCCTGTATAGCTCTTTATCATTTCCTTTAGAGTTTCTTCACCAACCCTGGGGTCCAACCTAGTAATCGTGAAGAATGTCTCTTTCTTCTGATTGCCGTGTCCATACCGTTCATTTTGCTGTCCAGTTCAGCCCTCAACTTCTCCGCAGCCCCTCTTCCCTTTAAATTTACAAGTAGATCTCCCACATTCGTTCTTTTTAACTTGTCCACTTGTAGACAGATCTTTCCAATGTCGATTTTTTCTCTCATTTCGCTAAGAACTTCGTTATATTTTTTGCCTCCCATCTTTATAAGGAGGGCTTCTTCTTGTTCTGCCTTCTTCTCTACCTCGAGTTCCTTCCCTCTTACTATCATCTCCCATGAGATATTCTCCCTCCGCCCCACGTTATATTCGAGGGCTTTCCTTATGATCTACTTGTTAAGGTCGTTACCGGCTACGACCCGTACAACCTCTGGTGTTTCATCCATCTCCTTCTTAATTTTGGTTATAGCCTTTTCTGCTAGGTCATATATATCGCCACCCCTTTCTTTTTCTATTCAAGCGACGAACGTGTaccaaattgtttttttattttctttcctcCTAAAGTTTTCCAGGAATTTGATTTCTCCCTCGTTCACTTCCTCTAGTGTTTCTGCCAAGTCCTCTTCCACGTCCTTTATTATATTTTCTACCCCTTTGTCCTTCGCATCCTTTTTTGTTATTATCAGACATGTTTTCTTCTCGACCGTTTCTAGTAACCCCCTTGTTCCCACTTTGCCTTTATATATGCTTTCTCCTCCCATTTGCTATTACATATACTCATGAAGGTTTTTTTGCCTCCCCCATGTTTAGAgcccttttaattttttcttgctCTTCTCTCTGTCTTTCTTGTTCCAGTTTTAGCTTGCAGTGGTCGTATTTTACTTCTTGTTGTGTATTTTCGGCTATACTGTcgtcttcttttttgtttttggtgGATTTTATGACCCCTAAGAGTTTTTTTAATTCCGTGTTCATCTCCACCTTTTCCCCCTTTTCTTCGCTTAGGTTAGTAAATATCtctattagttttatatttaactCTTCGAGTTtcctgtttattttttgttgtttggtttCGTTAGGAAACTTAATACTCTCTTCGAGTCTCTTCCTCTTTAGATCATTTATTCTCTCTAGACTGTCCCCTTTCCTTTTCTTCTTATTCATGGTTTCATCATCAAGCAGGAAAGAGGCGAACACATTCTGCTGAATATTTTGAATATCTCCTATTTTTTCCACTTCCTCTTGGGATCTTTCCTCCCCTATCTCATCGTCATCATCTTCACTGTTTTCCAGCATTTCATCCCCTACTAGTGTCGACTGTTTTGGGGCAGTCGACCTGTTCATCTTCTGTTTCTTTTTAAATGTGTTTATGAGCTCCCTCTCAAAACTGTTCATTCCTTCTTCCCATTTTAAGTCGTCGGGCGACTGTTTTTTCCTATTCTCATTTTCCATATCCGTTTCATTGTCCGTGTCTCGCCGATGGTCGTCTTCACGCACCCCCGTCTGTTCAGGATTTTGTTTATTGGTACTCATATACATTCCCACGAGTTGGGACGTACTACACGTCAGgcgcggcagtgcgcccttaccacgCCAAAGCTTGgtta includes the following:
- the LOC126883664 gene encoding arginine and glutamate-rich protein 1-like, with the protein product MYMSTNKQNPEQTGVREDDHRRDTDNETDMENENRKKQSPDDLKWEEGMNSFERELINTFKKKQKMNRSTAPKQSTLVGDEMLENSEDDDDEIGEERSQEEVEKIGDIQNIQQNVFASFLLDDETMNKKKRKGDSLERINDLKRKRLEESIKFPNETKQQKINRKLEELNIKLIEIFTNLSEEKGEKVEMNTELKKLLGVIKSTKNKKEDDSIAENTQQEVKYDHCKLKLEQERQREEQEKIKRALNMGEAKKPS